From the Roseibium salinum genome, one window contains:
- the araD gene encoding L-arabinonate dehydratase gives MAFKPAKWPRKLRSTEWFGGTSRDHIYHRSWMKNQGLPDDMFDGRPVIGICNTWSQLTPCNAHLRDLAERVKHGIYEAGGFPVEFPVFSTGESTLRPTAMMFRNLASIDVEEAIRATPLDGVVLLVGCDKTTPSLLMGAASVDIPAIAVSGGPMLNGWFQGERVGSGTHLWKFSEAVKAGEMTQDEFLEAEAAMSRSPGSCNTMGTASTMASMAEALGMALSGNAAIPAVDSRRRVMAHLSGRRIVQMVKDDLKPSDVLTRQAFENAIRTNGAIGGSTNAVIHLLAIAGRVGVDLTLDDWDRLGRDVPTIVNLMPSGKYLMEEFFYAGGLPVVIKRLGEAGMLHKDAITVAGETMWDQVKNVRNWNEDVILPVEKALTSQGGIAVLKGNLAPNGAVLKPSAASEHLLQHKGRAVVFEDIDDYKARINDDALDIDESCIMVLKNCGPKGYPGMSEVGNMGLPPKVLKKGITDMVRISDARMSGTAYGTVVLHTSPEAAAGGPLAVVRTGDVIELDVPNRRLHLDIPDEELAERLAAWRPSHEVPESGYARLFHDHVEGADTGADFDFLKGCRGSAVPKDSH, from the coding sequence ATGGCGTTCAAACCGGCAAAATGGCCGCGCAAGCTGCGGTCGACCGAGTGGTTCGGCGGCACCAGCCGCGACCATATCTATCACCGAAGTTGGATGAAGAACCAGGGTCTGCCGGACGACATGTTCGACGGCCGCCCGGTGATCGGCATCTGCAACACCTGGTCCCAGCTTACCCCCTGCAACGCGCATCTGCGCGATCTGGCGGAGCGGGTCAAGCACGGCATTTACGAAGCCGGCGGGTTCCCGGTGGAATTCCCGGTATTCTCGACCGGCGAGAGCACCCTGCGCCCGACGGCGATGATGTTCCGCAACCTGGCCAGCATCGACGTGGAAGAGGCGATCCGCGCGACGCCGCTCGATGGCGTGGTTCTTCTTGTCGGCTGCGACAAGACCACACCGTCGCTTCTCATGGGGGCCGCTTCCGTCGATATTCCGGCGATCGCCGTCTCCGGCGGACCGATGCTGAACGGCTGGTTTCAGGGCGAGCGGGTCGGGTCCGGCACTCATCTTTGGAAGTTCTCCGAAGCCGTGAAGGCCGGCGAAATGACCCAGGACGAGTTCCTGGAGGCGGAAGCCGCCATGAGCCGGTCGCCGGGAAGCTGCAACACCATGGGCACGGCCTCGACCATGGCCTCCATGGCCGAGGCGCTCGGCATGGCGCTTTCTGGCAATGCGGCCATTCCGGCCGTCGACAGCCGCCGCCGCGTCATGGCGCATCTCTCGGGACGCCGTATCGTGCAGATGGTCAAGGACGACCTCAAGCCGTCGGATGTGCTGACCAGGCAGGCATTTGAAAACGCCATCCGCACCAATGGTGCGATCGGCGGATCGACCAACGCGGTCATCCATCTTCTGGCCATTGCCGGCCGCGTCGGCGTGGACCTGACGCTCGACGACTGGGACCGGCTCGGCCGGGACGTGCCGACGATCGTCAACCTGATGCCTTCCGGCAAGTACCTGATGGAAGAGTTCTTCTATGCAGGCGGGCTTCCGGTAGTCATCAAGCGTCTCGGCGAAGCGGGCATGCTCCACAAGGACGCGATAACCGTTGCCGGCGAAACCATGTGGGACCAGGTCAAGAACGTCCGTAACTGGAATGAAGACGTCATTCTGCCGGTCGAAAAGGCGTTGACGAGCCAGGGCGGTATTGCGGTTCTGAAGGGCAACCTGGCACCGAACGGTGCCGTGCTGAAACCGTCTGCCGCATCTGAGCACCTTTTGCAGCACAAGGGCCGGGCGGTCGTCTTCGAGGATATCGACGACTACAAGGCCAGGATCAACGACGATGCGCTCGACATCGACGAGAGCTGCATCATGGTTTTGAAGAACTGCGGGCCCAAGGGCTATCCGGGCATGTCCGAAGTCGGCAATATGGGACTGCCGCCGAAGGTCCTGAAAAAGGGCATCACGGACATGGTGCGGATTTCCGATGCGCGCATGTCCGGCACGGCCTATGGAACCGTGGTTCTGCACACGTCCCCGGAAGCGGCCGCAGGCGGACCTTTAGCGGTCGTGCGCACCGGGGACGTGATTGAACTCGACGTCCCGAACCGGCGGCTGCATCTGGATATCCCGGACGAGGAACTGGCCGAACGCCTGGCAGCGTGGCGGCCCTCGCACGAGGTTCCGGAAAGCGGTTACGCCCGTCTGTTCCATGACCACGTTGAGGGAGCGGACACCGGGGCGGATTTCGACTTCCTCAAAGGCTGCCGCGGGTCGGCGGTCCCGAAGGATTCTCACTGA
- the araD1 gene encoding AraD1 family protein, with protein sequence MLISQILDDAGNVAVVVRSGSEACILNGVGSTYELVQEAIGKGQSLTECIRGHELGAAVDLEKLAEERRLLVPIHHPDAAHMHLTGTGLTHLGSAATRNAMHAKSETEEAEAHVTDSMKMFRMGLEGGRPEAGEIGVQPEWFYKGNGYCAVAPGGDLVSPGFCEDGGEEPEIAGIYVVAEDGTPFRVGFALANEFSDHVMERQNYLFLAHSKLRPASFGPELLVGPLPESVDGTSRILRDGKVVWEKPFLSGETNMSHTLANLEHHHFKYDVFRQPGDVHVHMFGTATLSFADGIGCQEGDEVEISAPGFGVPLKNRLTFKPRDTAATQVKVL encoded by the coding sequence ATGCTGATCTCGCAGATACTGGACGATGCAGGCAACGTTGCGGTTGTCGTGCGCAGCGGCAGCGAAGCCTGCATTCTGAATGGTGTCGGCTCGACCTATGAACTGGTGCAGGAGGCGATCGGCAAGGGCCAGAGCCTGACCGAGTGCATCCGCGGTCACGAGCTGGGAGCGGCGGTCGATCTTGAAAAGCTGGCGGAGGAAAGACGGCTGCTCGTGCCGATCCACCATCCGGACGCCGCTCACATGCACCTCACGGGCACCGGCCTGACCCATCTGGGATCGGCAGCGACCCGCAACGCCATGCATGCCAAGTCCGAGACCGAGGAAGCGGAGGCGCATGTCACGGACTCAATGAAAATGTTCCGCATGGGCCTGGAAGGCGGGCGCCCCGAAGCGGGCGAGATCGGTGTGCAGCCGGAATGGTTCTACAAGGGCAACGGCTATTGTGCCGTGGCGCCCGGCGGAGATCTCGTCAGCCCGGGCTTCTGCGAAGACGGCGGCGAGGAACCCGAAATCGCGGGCATCTACGTGGTGGCCGAGGACGGTACGCCGTTCCGTGTGGGCTTTGCGCTTGCCAACGAGTTTTCCGATCACGTGATGGAGCGGCAGAACTACCTGTTCCTCGCCCACTCCAAGCTGCGTCCGGCCTCCTTTGGACCCGAGCTTCTGGTCGGACCGCTTCCCGAAAGCGTCGATGGCACCAGCCGCATCCTGCGGGACGGCAAGGTCGTGTGGGAGAAACCGTTCCTCTCCGGTGAAACCAACATGTCCCACACGCTGGCCAACCTGGAACATCATCATTTCAAATATGACGTCTTCCGCCAGCCCGGCGACGTTCACGTCCACATGTTCGGAACGGCCACGCTCTCCTTTGCCGACGGCATCGGCTGCCAGGAGGGCGACGAGGTCGAAATATCCGCGCCGGGCTTCGGCGTCCCGCTCAAGAACCGCCTGACGTTCAAGCCTCGGGACACAGCAGCCACTCAAGTGAAAGTGCTTTAA
- the mmsB gene encoding multiple monosaccharide ABC transporter permease, protein MELAQSDTNASPKVKAKGIVEYLSSHLRQYGLLFALIAVMVFFQIVTDGTLLRAVNVTNLLLQNSYIIIMALGMLIVIVSGNIDLSVGSVMGFIGALAAVMIVNHDLPMLLTVVVCLVTGGLIGAAQGYWVAYWKIPSFIVTLAGMLVFRGLSLWLLEGQSVGPFPREFQLMASGFVPDIFPASWGDSLAAILDLGRVKHVNILALGTGIVAAALVIWLSLRQRAQNRLYGIEDEPQSFFIARNAIVAAALIFVMYKLSLFRGLPNVLITMGVLTVIYAFITETTTIGRRVYALGGNQKAAKLSGIRTERLTFLAFANMGVLAAAAGLVFAARLNTATPKAGFALELDVIAAVFIGGASMSGGVGTIVGAVVGAFLMGVLNNGMSIMGIGIDYQQMIKGLVLLAAVIFDVYNKTKQG, encoded by the coding sequence ATGGAACTGGCACAAAGCGACACGAATGCTTCACCGAAGGTAAAAGCAAAAGGTATCGTCGAATACCTTTCCTCGCACCTGCGACAGTACGGGCTGCTCTTCGCGCTCATCGCGGTGATGGTGTTCTTCCAGATCGTCACGGACGGAACGCTTTTGCGGGCCGTGAACGTCACCAACCTGCTGCTGCAGAATTCCTACATCATCATCATGGCCTTGGGCATGCTCATCGTCATCGTTTCGGGGAATATCGACCTGTCGGTTGGCTCGGTCATGGGTTTCATCGGCGCCCTGGCGGCGGTGATGATCGTCAATCATGATCTGCCCATGCTCTTGACGGTGGTGGTATGTCTGGTCACCGGCGGTCTCATCGGTGCGGCGCAAGGATACTGGGTCGCCTATTGGAAGATACCGTCCTTCATCGTGACCCTTGCGGGCATGCTGGTGTTCCGCGGGCTGTCCCTCTGGTTGCTGGAAGGCCAGTCGGTAGGACCCTTCCCGCGCGAGTTCCAGCTAATGGCCTCCGGGTTCGTACCCGACATCTTTCCGGCGAGCTGGGGCGATAGCCTTGCGGCCATTCTCGATCTCGGCCGGGTGAAGCACGTCAATATTCTTGCACTGGGAACGGGCATCGTTGCGGCAGCGCTTGTCATCTGGCTCAGCTTGCGCCAGCGCGCGCAGAACAGGCTCTACGGCATCGAAGACGAACCGCAGAGTTTCTTCATTGCCCGCAATGCCATCGTCGCGGCTGCGCTGATCTTCGTGATGTACAAACTGTCGCTGTTCCGCGGCCTGCCCAACGTTCTGATTACTATGGGCGTCCTGACGGTGATCTACGCTTTCATCACCGAGACGACAACGATCGGCCGACGCGTTTACGCGCTCGGCGGCAACCAGAAGGCCGCCAAGCTTTCCGGCATCAGGACGGAACGGCTCACGTTTCTTGCCTTTGCGAATATGGGCGTTCTGGCCGCGGCGGCAGGTCTCGTCTTCGCTGCCCGGCTCAACACCGCTACCCCCAAGGCGGGCTTTGCCCTGGAACTGGACGTGATCGCGGCCGTCTTCATCGGCGGCGCCTCCATGTCCGGCGGGGTCGGCACGATTGTCGGCGCCGTCGTCGGGGCCTTTCTGATGGGCGTCCTCAACAACGGCATGTCGATCATGGGCATCGGGATCGATTACCAGCAGATGATCAAGGGCCTCGTCCTGCTCGCTGCCGTGATCTTCGACGTCTACAACAAGACCAAGCAGGGATAA